The following proteins come from a genomic window of Thermoanaerobaculia bacterium:
- a CDS encoding molybdopterin-dependent oxidoreductase codes for MAEPGRKPTGAPPAPPAREPAAAKAKPEPLPERELTLIGTPFRRVDGWAKVTGATRFADDLSFPRQCYIKLVRSTVPHGRLLSVDTSAALAMPGVLAVLTGKDLPVTFGILPVSQDEHPLALDLVRHVGDPIAAVAAVSEDLAHEAALAVVVEYDALPTISSVEEALATPSPQIHSYADDGNLHKLLSMEFGDVEAGFAEADRVFEDTFFYDGNTHLPMEQHATVALPEDDGRVTVWSSTQTPHYLHRALTKVLGLPASRIRVVATPNGGGFGGKSDPFGHEIVCAAMALKLGRPAKISLTREEVFYCHRGRHPVLMRMKTGVRKDGTLTAQTLQTTLDGGAYGSYGVASTYYTGALQTVTYRLPHYKFESIRAFTNKPACGPKRGHGTPQPRFGFEVQLDKIAVELGQNPADLRLRMVEEPNTVTANWLKLGTIALSRCIEAVVAGSGYRERWGKLPPGRGLGLACGSYLCGAGLPIYWNHMPQSGVTLHVDRGGGVAVFCGETEIGQGSDSVLAAVVAEVLGLELGDLRLQVADTAFTPVDLGSYSSRVTLMMGHAARDAAEKVRAVVAQAVARQLAIPESQVVFSGRRVFDAADPEQGLSWEEAVIVTEARAGTLAAAGSYTPPRSPGRYRGAGVGPSPTYSYSAAVVEVEVDAATGLWRPLHVWMAHDIGRSINPALVMGQVEGSVYMGLGEAMMEESAFRRLPKARSAALVHKFPSLLEYKSLTFEEMPPVTTYLIEDPDPAGPFGAKEVGQGPLLPMPPACANAIFDAVGVRVDQVPIHPHMVLKALEAKQKGKPARFGPDPFPEIDFGFTLQVPTPWEGGDGKATNETEFKLATGRKSKDGTMAEREEALGAGNVAALTTKLAGTKGD; via the coding sequence ATGGCGGAGCCGGGTCGCAAGCCCACGGGCGCACCGCCTGCCCCCCCTGCTCGCGAGCCGGCGGCGGCGAAGGCGAAGCCGGAGCCGCTGCCGGAGCGCGAGCTCACGTTGATCGGGACGCCGTTCCGCCGGGTGGACGGCTGGGCGAAGGTCACCGGCGCGACGCGTTTCGCGGACGACCTGTCGTTCCCCCGTCAGTGCTACATCAAGCTCGTGCGTTCGACGGTGCCGCACGGGCGCCTGCTGTCGGTCGATACCTCGGCGGCGCTGGCGATGCCGGGTGTTCTCGCGGTGCTCACCGGCAAGGACCTGCCGGTCACTTTCGGCATCCTGCCGGTATCGCAGGACGAGCATCCGCTGGCCTTAGACCTCGTGCGCCATGTCGGCGACCCGATCGCGGCGGTCGCTGCCGTTTCCGAAGATCTGGCGCACGAGGCGGCGCTCGCAGTGGTGGTCGAGTACGACGCGCTGCCGACAATCTCTTCGGTCGAGGAGGCGCTCGCTACCCCCTCGCCGCAGATCCACTCCTATGCCGACGACGGCAACCTCCACAAGCTCCTGTCGATGGAGTTCGGCGACGTCGAGGCCGGCTTCGCCGAGGCCGACCGGGTCTTCGAGGACACCTTCTTCTACGACGGCAACACCCACCTGCCGATGGAGCAGCACGCGACGGTGGCACTGCCCGAGGACGACGGCCGGGTCACCGTCTGGTCGTCCACGCAGACGCCGCATTACCTTCACCGCGCACTGACCAAGGTGCTGGGCCTCCCTGCCTCGCGCATTCGTGTCGTGGCGACGCCCAACGGCGGCGGCTTCGGCGGCAAGAGCGATCCGTTCGGCCACGAGATCGTCTGCGCGGCGATGGCCTTGAAGCTCGGCCGGCCGGCGAAGATCTCGCTCACCCGCGAGGAGGTCTTCTACTGCCACCGCGGCCGCCATCCGGTGCTGATGCGGATGAAGACCGGCGTCCGCAAGGACGGCACGCTCACCGCGCAGACCCTGCAGACGACCCTCGACGGCGGCGCCTACGGCAGCTACGGCGTCGCCTCGACCTACTACACCGGCGCCCTGCAGACGGTGACCTACCGCCTGCCGCACTACAAGTTCGAGTCGATCCGCGCCTTCACCAACAAGCCGGCCTGCGGCCCGAAGCGCGGCCACGGCACGCCGCAGCCGCGCTTCGGTTTCGAGGTCCAGCTCGACAAGATCGCCGTCGAGCTCGGCCAGAACCCGGCGGACCTGCGACTGCGCATGGTCGAAGAGCCGAACACCGTCACCGCCAACTGGCTGAAGCTGGGGACGATCGCTCTCTCGCGCTGCATCGAGGCGGTGGTCGCGGGCTCGGGCTACCGCGAGCGCTGGGGCAAGCTCCCCCCAGGGCGCGGCCTCGGCCTCGCCTGCGGCAGCTACCTCTGCGGCGCAGGACTGCCGATCTACTGGAACCACATGCCGCAGTCGGGCGTCACGCTGCATGTCGATCGTGGAGGCGGCGTCGCCGTCTTCTGCGGTGAGACCGAAATCGGTCAGGGCTCCGACTCGGTACTGGCGGCGGTGGTCGCGGAGGTCCTCGGCCTCGAGCTCGGCGATCTGCGCCTGCAGGTGGCCGATACCGCCTTCACGCCGGTCGATCTCGGCAGCTACTCCTCGCGCGTCACCCTGATGATGGGGCACGCCGCCCGTGACGCTGCCGAGAAGGTCCGGGCAGTGGTCGCGCAGGCGGTGGCACGGCAGTTGGCGATTCCCGAGTCGCAGGTAGTGTTCTCGGGCCGGCGGGTCTTCGACGCCGCCGATCCCGAACAAGGGCTCTCCTGGGAGGAGGCGGTGATCGTCACCGAGGCGCGCGCCGGGACGCTCGCGGCGGCCGGTTCGTACACGCCGCCGCGCTCGCCCGGCAGGTACCGCGGCGCCGGCGTCGGCCCTTCCCCTACCTACTCTTACTCGGCGGCGGTGGTCGAGGTCGAGGTCGACGCGGCCACCGGTCTCTGGAGGCCGCTGCACGTCTGGATGGCGCACGACATCGGCCGCTCGATCAACCCGGCGCTGGTGATGGGGCAGGTCGAGGGTTCGGTCTACATGGGCCTCGGCGAGGCCATGATGGAAGAGAGCGCCTTCCGGCGCCTGCCGAAGGCGCGCTCGGCGGCGCTGGTGCACAAGTTCCCGAGCCTCCTCGAGTACAAGAGCCTCACCTTCGAGGAGATGCCGCCGGTGACGACCTATCTGATCGAGGATCCCGATCCGGCCGGGCCGTTCGGCGCCAAGGAGGTCGGCCAGGGGCCGCTCCTGCCGATGCCGCCGGCCTGCGCCAACGCCATTTTCGACGCCGTAGGCGTGCGCGTCGACCAGGTGCCGATCCACCCCCACATGGTGTTGAAGGCGCTCGAGGCGAAGCAGAAGGGGAAGCCGGCGCGCTTCGGTCCCGACCCCTTCCCGGAGATCGACTTCGGCTTCACGCTCCAGGTCCCGACCCCCTGGGAAGGCGGCGACGGCAAGGCGACCAACGAGACCGAGTTCAAGCTCGCCACCGGCAGGAAGTCGAAGGACGGCACGATGGCCGAGCGCGAGGAAGCACTCGGCGCCGGTAACGTCGCAGCGCTGACGACGAAGCTCGCGGGCACGAAGGGCGACTGA
- a CDS encoding amidohydrolase, protein MFRRAPSPARALASRPVRRSRCRRLARRLVAVALATTPFTGPFLASSAAAHAAAGAGLPADLVLRHGQIYTVDAARSWAESIAVAGDRIVFVGSDREVAGFIGPQTRVVELGGRFVLPGFHDRHAHPLSGGVELTQCDLNASENRDEVLARLRACVARLGDRPWLVGGGWDLTLFPGGVADRRDLDAILPDRPALLASADGHSSWVNSKALELAGVTAATPDPEGGRIERDAAGAPIGTLRESAADLVDHLLPETTAAESLAGLRLAVAKAQGFGIVAMTEANADPEMIATYDSLDRAGELGLRVVVSQGLDSDEGTDGIPALVAQRSAAHAPHVRVTAVKLFADGVIEGGTAALLAPYIGGRTGHGIPNWSADALEKVIVALDRERFQIHIHAIGDRAIRDALDGLEAARAANGVRDARPLLAHIQLFAPEDIPRFRELGVVADFQPLWAYADAYIRDLTEPFLGPERSRWLYPIASMARTGAVLAAGSDWSVSSMNPLEAIEVAITRCDPELNVCDKPWIPEERVDLATMLAAYTIGGAYAGFEERDSGSLETGKLADLVVLDRNLFAIPPGEISNVKVLLTLFEGRPVFGSIDLLQEKAAGKGGL, encoded by the coding sequence CGGCGGCGGGGGCCGGCCTTCCGGCCGACCTCGTCCTCCGGCACGGTCAGATCTACACCGTGGATGCCGCTCGCAGCTGGGCCGAGTCGATCGCCGTCGCCGGCGACCGGATCGTCTTCGTCGGCTCCGACCGGGAGGTCGCCGGCTTCATCGGCCCGCAGACCCGCGTGGTGGAGCTCGGCGGTCGCTTCGTTCTCCCCGGCTTCCACGACCGTCATGCGCACCCGCTCTCGGGGGGTGTCGAGCTCACCCAGTGCGACCTCAACGCCAGCGAGAACCGCGACGAGGTCCTGGCTCGCCTGCGCGCCTGCGTCGCCCGGCTCGGCGACCGACCCTGGCTGGTCGGCGGCGGCTGGGATCTCACCCTCTTCCCCGGCGGCGTCGCCGACCGGCGCGACCTCGACGCCATCCTGCCCGACCGCCCGGCGCTTCTCGCCTCCGCCGACGGGCACTCGAGCTGGGTGAACTCGAAGGCCCTCGAGCTCGCCGGCGTCACCGCCGCGACTCCCGACCCCGAAGGCGGGCGCATCGAGCGCGATGCAGCGGGGGCGCCGATCGGCACCCTGCGCGAGAGTGCCGCCGACCTGGTCGACCACCTGTTGCCAGAGACGACCGCCGCGGAGAGTCTCGCTGGCCTGCGCCTGGCAGTGGCCAAGGCGCAAGGCTTCGGCATCGTCGCGATGACCGAGGCGAACGCCGATCCGGAGATGATCGCGACCTACGACAGCCTCGACCGCGCCGGCGAGCTCGGCCTGCGGGTCGTGGTCTCCCAGGGGCTCGATTCGGACGAAGGCACGGATGGCATACCTGCCCTCGTCGCCCAGCGCTCCGCCGCGCACGCTCCGCATGTGCGCGTCACGGCGGTGAAACTCTTCGCCGACGGCGTCATCGAGGGTGGGACGGCGGCCCTCCTCGCGCCGTACATCGGCGGTCGCACCGGGCACGGAATCCCGAACTGGAGCGCGGATGCGCTCGAGAAGGTGATCGTCGCGCTCGATCGCGAGCGTTTCCAGATCCACATCCACGCCATCGGCGACCGGGCGATTCGCGACGCCCTCGACGGCCTCGAAGCCGCTCGCGCGGCGAACGGTGTCCGCGACGCTCGGCCCCTGCTCGCGCACATCCAGCTCTTCGCGCCGGAAGACATTCCCCGCTTCCGCGAGCTCGGCGTCGTCGCCGACTTCCAGCCGCTCTGGGCCTACGCGGACGCCTACATTCGCGACCTCACCGAGCCGTTCCTCGGACCCGAACGCTCGCGCTGGCTCTACCCGATCGCCTCGATGGCGCGAACGGGCGCCGTCCTCGCCGCCGGCAGCGACTGGTCGGTCTCGTCGATGAATCCGCTCGAGGCGATCGAGGTCGCGATCACCCGCTGCGACCCGGAGCTCAACGTCTGCGACAAGCCCTGGATCCCGGAGGAGCGCGTCGACCTCGCGACGATGCTCGCCGCCTACACCATCGGTGGCGCCTACGCCGGTTTCGAGGAGCGCGACAGCGGTTCGCTCGAAACCGGCAAGCTCGCCGATCTGGTCGTCCTCGACCGCAACCTCTTCGCGATTCCGCCGGGAGAGATATCGAACGTGAAAGTCCTGCTGACGCTGTTCGAGGGGCGCCCTGTCTTTGGATCTATCGATCTGCTCCAGGAAAAGGCTGCTGGTAAAGGAGGGTTGTGA